A single region of the Neisseriaceae bacterium genome encodes:
- the rsmI gene encoding 16S rRNA (cytidine(1402)-2'-O)-methyltransferase, which translates to MHLSVKLLEQSYQPSSLYVVATPIGNLVDISIRALSVLEMADVVCAEDTRVTQNLLNIYGIKAKKMVSLREQNEIEMSNKVCYWLSEGKIVAQVSDAGTPGICDPGSRLVRVVREAGYPIYGVPGACAVTSALSIAGINTDQFLFIGFLPPKKGEKACIIDKITKIPTVVVCYEVPHRILSTLDEVGIKIPNRKLFLIREITKTFETVLIGTASELKTILLNDKNQQKGEMVIIFDNFEMTKEKIPEEVRCLADELLEVMPIKKIIALLSNIVTFDKKELYTYLLEKKHTKY; encoded by the coding sequence ATGCATTTATCGGTGAAGTTACTTGAACAATCATATCAGCCAAGTTCTCTTTATGTAGTCGCAACGCCCATAGGTAATTTGGTAGATATCAGTATCCGTGCTTTGTCTGTTTTGGAAATGGCTGATGTTGTTTGTGCTGAGGATACCAGAGTAACACAAAATTTATTGAATATTTATGGAATTAAAGCAAAAAAAATGGTGAGTTTGAGAGAGCAAAATGAGATTGAAATGTCAAATAAGGTCTGTTATTGGCTTTCTGAAGGTAAGATAGTTGCTCAAGTTTCTGATGCAGGCACACCTGGTATATGTGATCCTGGTAGTCGATTGGTTAGGGTAGTAAGAGAAGCAGGTTATCCTATTTATGGGGTACCTGGCGCTTGTGCTGTGACGAGTGCCTTAAGTATTGCGGGAATAAATACAGATCAATTTCTATTCATTGGATTTTTACCCCCGAAAAAAGGAGAAAAAGCCTGTATTATTGATAAAATTACCAAAATACCAACAGTTGTGGTTTGCTATGAAGTGCCACATCGAATTTTGTCTACACTGGATGAAGTGGGCATAAAAATACCTAACCGAAAATTATTTTTAATACGAGAGATTACCAAGACTTTTGAAACCGTATTAATAGGGACAGCCTCAGAATTAAAGACGATACTGTTAAATGATAAAAATCAACAAAAAGGGGAAATGGTTATTATTTTTGATAATTTTGAAATGACAAAAGAAAAAATACCAGAGGAAGTTCGGTGTTTAGCTGATGAATTATTGGAGGTTATGCCCATCAAAAAGATCATTGCATTACTATCTAATATTGTTACTTTTGATAAAAAAGAATTATACACATACCTGTTGGAAAAAAAACATACCAAGTATTAG
- a CDS encoding AsmA family protein, whose protein sequence is MKSFKVRIKKRTRIIFYSILFFFLFFVILLLSFYYIRGYIVYSEDEIRTLIIDYLKEKDIKISFNEIKTNIFFRPAIELKDVHFTKNSSDRNYDLTAKKIRISLGYKIIWNKIKVHQLSIFDGSLYIGFKHPTDVAGKHVSRNSVVKENWPHNTLSIPNTINYSGKIILEDVSYHSSIVFRDVELRISTPKNYTSYFEIKGITSNNQLLKYPISFDLKGVFDLGLKTIVGNQLDLSLWYRTHTKQYHTNVQFNFNWDLDRSQIMLSNLNYEGLELVNGFNYKGSIARINWTVHQEINIPKISFNIERPNQSNNTDGYMTLSQLNCKESFCLIDNVNFATTYHNSDKSFVVNGNTTVELNLEQKSIVLKQLIFNSKQINTKNVIPLWVLHLKGYLFYKLDDYLLLNMDGLLDKQSIHLVAEHSQEQADKTWEMTVDLTSFDTRPYIDSDISNASSVKIYNGLLAKLPGVFQLLSDNQLKVRFGINQLKFPDFYFSDVSGHLMYTKDHIQLNHLEGKFFEGSFLTNLDIEMLEDKLKYKIEQKLNNLNIGMMLFYFTNFPFLSGNGNSYISLQTEGYNISEILSNLNGFSSFEIYQGIILGANLEKIIYAQDKLGVFNTQNLELSRDSGDRELEQTQFALFKFVSYWTNSVSETVALEIDGPEFQVRGQGATDLINQSLDYSLLLTGYVDKNGKKVNITIPLKLSGNLLEPKYYLDSKQVLELLDDADNKEEVLRKFIKQQWELIH, encoded by the coding sequence ATGAAGTCTTTTAAAGTCCGTATAAAAAAAAGAACTAGGATAATTTTTTATTCAATTTTGTTCTTTTTTTTATTTTTTGTGATTTTGCTTCTGAGTTTTTATTATATACGTGGTTATATTGTTTACTCAGAGGATGAAATTAGAACCTTGATCATTGACTATTTGAAAGAAAAAGATATTAAGATAAGCTTTAATGAAATTAAAACCAATATTTTTTTCAGACCAGCGATAGAGTTAAAAGATGTTCATTTTACAAAAAACTCATCTGATAGGAATTATGATCTAACTGCAAAAAAAATCAGAATATCACTTGGCTATAAAATCATTTGGAATAAAATAAAAGTTCATCAACTAAGTATTTTTGATGGTAGCTTATATATTGGTTTTAAACATCCTACTGACGTTGCTGGAAAACATGTTTCAAGGAATTCTGTAGTAAAAGAAAATTGGCCTCACAATACTTTATCAATACCTAACACTATAAATTATAGTGGGAAAATTATTTTAGAAGATGTGTCCTATCATTCTAGTATTGTTTTTAGAGATGTTGAATTAAGAATATCTACGCCTAAAAATTATACTTCTTACTTTGAGATAAAAGGCATAACCTCTAACAATCAGTTATTAAAATATCCTATATCTTTTGATCTCAAAGGTGTTTTTGATTTAGGTCTTAAAACCATAGTGGGTAATCAATTAGATTTATCATTATGGTATCGAACTCATACAAAGCAATATCACACTAATGTTCAATTTAATTTTAATTGGGATCTTGATCGCAGTCAGATTATGTTGAGTAATTTAAACTATGAGGGTCTTGAATTAGTCAATGGTTTTAATTATAAGGGCAGCATTGCTAGAATTAATTGGACTGTTCATCAAGAGATTAATATTCCTAAAATAAGTTTTAATATTGAACGACCAAACCAAAGTAATAATACAGATGGATATATGACATTGAGTCAATTGAATTGTAAAGAAAGTTTTTGTTTGATTGATAATGTTAATTTTGCCACTACTTATCATAACTCAGATAAGTCGTTCGTTGTTAATGGTAATACTACGGTTGAATTAAATTTAGAACAAAAATCTATTGTATTGAAGCAATTGATTTTCAATTCTAAACAAATTAATACGAAAAATGTAATACCACTTTGGGTATTACATTTAAAAGGATATTTGTTTTATAAATTGGATGATTACCTCTTATTAAATATGGACGGTTTATTAGATAAACAGAGCATTCATCTAGTAGCAGAGCATTCCCAGGAGCAGGCAGACAAGACATGGGAAATGACAGTTGATTTAACTTCTTTTGATACTAGGCCTTATATTGATTCGGATATAAGTAATGCATCTTCAGTAAAAATTTATAATGGGTTATTGGCAAAATTACCTGGAGTATTTCAGCTATTAAGTGATAATCAGCTTAAGGTCAGATTTGGTATTAACCAATTAAAGTTTCCTGATTTTTATTTTTCAGATGTGTCAGGTCATTTAATGTATACTAAAGATCATATACAACTCAATCATCTGGAAGGGAAATTTTTTGAAGGTAGTTTTTTAACCAATCTTGATATTGAAATGTTAGAAGATAAGCTTAAGTATAAAATAGAGCAAAAGTTAAATAATTTAAATATAGGAATGATGTTATTTTATTTTACTAACTTCCCTTTTTTATCAGGCAATGGAAATTCTTATATCTCATTACAAACTGAGGGATATAATATTTCCGAAATATTATCAAACTTAAATGGGTTTAGTAGTTTTGAAATTTACCAAGGTATTATTTTAGGGGCGAATTTAGAGAAAATTATTTATGCACAGGATAAGTTAGGTGTTTTCAATACTCAAAATTTAGAGTTATCTAGAGATAGTGGAGATAGAGAGTTGGAACAAACACAATTTGCTTTATTTAAGTTTGTGAGCTATTGGACTAATAGTGTTAGTGAAACCGTTGCACTAGAAATAGATGGACCTGAGTTCCAGGTTAGGGGGCAGGGTGCAACAGATTTAATCAATCAATCCTTGGACTATTCACTATTATTAACTGGTTATGTGGATAAAAATGGGAAGAAAGTTAATATTACCATCCCACTTAAGTTATCTGGAAATTTATTAGAACCAAAATATTACCTAGATTCCAAACAGGTTTTAGAACTATTGGATGATGCAGATAATAAAGAAGAAGTTTTAAGAAAGTTTATCAAACAGCAATGGGAGTTAATTCATTGA
- a CDS encoding BON domain-containing protein, protein MKKTLKWFIAFLVSCLLLNSCAPLMIGGVIAGGLTIADRRAKGVIADDHIMEVAIITQVRSKYPHTIDLNKISQVSLPSLKVTSYNNKILLVGIVENERQKNDIQQIAQSQKAAKKVYNFLDIQGERNVGDSTNDALISSKVRLSLMNPKGFSPNDVKIVTYGGNTYVFGLLTPTEQQNVSRQISIVPGVQKVVTLYEDYNYDTKKTNN, encoded by the coding sequence ATGAAAAAAACACTTAAATGGTTTATTGCTTTCTTAGTTTCTTGTTTGTTATTAAATAGCTGTGCTCCACTTATGATTGGTGGTGTTATTGCAGGGGGTCTCACTATTGCAGATAGAAGAGCTAAAGGTGTCATTGCGGATGACCACATTATGGAAGTTGCCATTATTACTCAAGTAAGGAGTAAATATCCTCATACAATTGACTTAAATAAAATCAGTCAAGTAAGCCTACCGTCTTTAAAGGTAACGAGTTATAACAATAAAATATTGTTAGTTGGAATTGTGGAAAATGAGCGTCAAAAAAATGATATCCAACAAATTGCTCAATCACAAAAAGCCGCAAAAAAAGTTTATAACTTCCTAGATATACAAGGAGAAAGAAATGTAGGAGATTCAACTAATGATGCTTTAATTAGTTCAAAAGTAAGATTATCTCTAATGAATCCAAAAGGATTTTCACCTAATGATGTTAAAATTGTTACTTATGGTGGCAACACTTACGTATTTGGGCTTTTAACCCCTACAGAACAACAAAATGTATCTCGACAAATCAGTATTGTCCCAGGTGTCCAAAAAGTTGTCACTTTATATGAAGATTACAACTATGACACAAAAAAAACGAATAATTGA
- a CDS encoding 16S rRNA (uracil(1498)-N(3))-methyltransferase, whose product MVHRFFLDNFLDCNISIKLPKKICSHSHVLRLRTEDTIQLFNGDGYHYDARIHVIDRNNIDAHIYAKTYANNESNLKIGLIQCFSTSQKMDFVIQKSVELGVNEIYPVISKRTNAKFILEKNKNKIQRWNEIIYAACEQSGRAVIPLLHPISDLTSTLESITTKNKFILHTKREPNATYNFIPDKNNLVVIAIGPEGGFSEQELVHAKENHFIPYSLGPRILRTETAPIAAISSLQTRYGDFN is encoded by the coding sequence ATGGTTCATAGATTTTTTTTAGATAATTTTTTAGACTGTAACATATCAATAAAGCTACCAAAAAAAATATGTTCACATAGCCATGTCTTACGGCTAAGAACAGAAGATACTATCCAATTATTTAATGGAGATGGCTATCACTATGACGCAAGAATTCACGTTATTGATAGAAATAATATAGATGCTCATATCTATGCAAAAACTTATGCCAATAATGAATCCAATCTCAAAATAGGTCTGATCCAGTGTTTTTCTACCAGTCAAAAAATGGATTTTGTTATTCAAAAATCAGTCGAGTTAGGCGTAAATGAAATATACCCCGTTATATCGAAAAGAACCAATGCTAAATTTATACTAGAAAAAAATAAAAACAAAATACAACGGTGGAATGAAATAATTTATGCTGCTTGTGAACAATCTGGTAGAGCAGTCATACCCTTGTTACATCCGATATCTGATCTAACCTCCACATTGGAATCGATAACAACTAAGAATAAATTTATTCTCCACACAAAGAGAGAACCTAACGCTACCTACAATTTCATACCAGACAAAAATAATTTGGTGGTTATTGCGATAGGTCCTGAAGGTGGATTTAGTGAACAGGAGCTTGTTCATGCCAAAGAAAACCATTTTATTCCCTATTCCTTGGGACCAAGAATTCTCAGGACGGAAACTGCACCTATTGCTGCTATATCAAGCTTACAAACACGATATGGTGATTTCAATTAA
- a CDS encoding phosphoheptose isomerase, whose protein sequence is MKLKQYVTEHFEQSIELLKQCKENLNDDIILAANIIVQSLMNDGKVLTCGNGGSAADAQHFSAELVGRFEQERMGLATIALTTDSSILTAISNDYDFDFIFSKQIFALGKKNDVLLAISTSGNSPNIIEAINAAHEKEISIIAMTGNNGGKIAELLNANDMLLNVPHSRTARIQEVHTLIIHAMCDCIDKMLFGENNNLSL, encoded by the coding sequence ATGAAATTAAAACAATATGTTACTGAACATTTTGAACAGAGTATTGAACTACTTAAGCAGTGCAAAGAAAATTTAAATGATGACATCATATTAGCTGCCAATATTATTGTCCAATCACTAATGAATGACGGTAAGGTATTAACTTGTGGTAATGGTGGATCGGCTGCTGATGCCCAACATTTTTCAGCAGAATTAGTAGGTAGGTTTGAACAGGAACGAATGGGGCTTGCCACCATTGCATTAACAACAGATAGTTCGATCCTCACTGCTATTTCTAATGATTATGATTTCGATTTTATTTTTTCAAAACAAATTTTTGCACTTGGTAAAAAAAATGATGTCCTGTTAGCCATTTCAACTTCAGGCAATTCTCCTAATATTATAGAAGCTATTAATGCAGCTCATGAAAAAGAAATATCGATCATCGCCATGACCGGGAATAATGGTGGTAAAATCGCTGAATTACTAAATGCCAATGATATGTTACTCAATGTTCCTCACTCCAGAACTGCAAGAATTCAAGAAGTACACACGTTAATAATTCATGCGATGTGCGACTGTATTGATAAGATGTTGTTTGGTGAAAATAACAATCTATCATTATAA
- a CDS encoding murein transglycosylase, with amino-acid sequence MKKYTFITLFSIIAICTSGCSSNNKKQKITILEKPDTDYSSHFKPQPKASINTISRSRYSPNVTYSIVDYSHLPEWSNQYFEQSLLAFKRSCEVLINQPKWNYVCQVASRIKNTRKNAEQFFEEYFQPWVVTNNNGGLVGKVTGYYEPAILGSRTKSVQSPYPIYGIPYDFVSVPLPQNFINHQGTVTIHRTGTNSGIISPSGEYVANLSQFNITTKTKALKGRFSGNKFVPYYTRKEIYQGAIDDKAPILAYANDPVELFFLHIQGSGRIITENNQVIRLSYADKNEFPYKSVGSYMTKNGYIPLSSASMQRIKQYIQQHPDQMNEILGHNPSFIFFSSVAQTEENKGPIGALGVPLTNGYSGAVDKQYIDLGAPLFLATTDTRNGKALNRLIVAQDTGSAINGSVRVDFFWGYGTQAGEIAGKTNYPGYVWVLLPNGQYPM; translated from the coding sequence ATGAAAAAATATACATTTATTACTTTATTCTCAATCATTGCTATTTGTACTTCGGGATGCTCTTCTAATAATAAAAAGCAAAAAATAACTATTTTGGAAAAACCAGATACAGATTATTCTTCTCATTTCAAACCTCAGCCTAAAGCCAGTATCAACACCATTTCCCGATCTCGATACTCTCCTAATGTTACTTATAGTATCGTTGATTATTCTCATTTACCTGAGTGGTCAAACCAATACTTTGAACAAAGCCTATTGGCATTTAAGCGTAGTTGTGAGGTATTGATAAATCAACCTAAATGGAATTATGTATGTCAAGTTGCCTCTCGAATTAAAAATACACGAAAAAATGCTGAACAATTTTTTGAGGAATACTTTCAGCCTTGGGTAGTAACTAACAATAATGGTGGTTTAGTAGGGAAAGTAACGGGCTATTACGAACCTGCTATTTTAGGTTCTAGAACTAAATCAGTTCAATCTCCCTATCCTATTTATGGAATCCCGTATGATTTTGTATCTGTTCCTCTGCCACAAAATTTCATTAATCACCAAGGAACTGTCACAATCCACAGAACAGGTACAAATAGCGGAATAATTTCCCCATCAGGAGAATATGTTGCTAATTTAAGTCAATTTAATATCACAACAAAAACTAAAGCACTAAAGGGAAGATTTTCAGGAAATAAATTTGTACCTTACTATACTAGAAAGGAAATTTACCAAGGCGCTATTGATGATAAGGCGCCTATTTTAGCCTACGCCAATGACCCAGTCGAGTTATTTTTTTTACACATCCAAGGTTCTGGTAGGATTATTACCGAAAATAATCAAGTAATTCGTTTATCTTATGCAGATAAAAACGAATTTCCGTATAAGTCAGTTGGGAGTTACATGACTAAGAACGGCTACATACCTTTAAGTAGTGCTAGTATGCAAAGAATTAAGCAATATATCCAACAACATCCGGATCAAATGAATGAGATTCTGGGGCATAACCCTAGCTTTATTTTCTTTTCTAGTGTTGCCCAAACCGAAGAAAATAAAGGGCCTATTGGTGCTCTAGGTGTACCATTAACAAACGGCTATTCGGGTGCTGTTGATAAACAATATATCGATTTGGGAGCACCTCTATTTCTAGCGACTACAGATACCAGAAACGGTAAAGCATTGAATCGATTAATAGTAGCACAAGATACTGGGTCTGCCATCAACGGTAGTGTAAGAGTAGATTTTTTTTGGGGTTATGGAACCCAAGCAGGTGAAATTGCAGGCAAAACAAACTATCCAGGTTATGTCTGGGTTCTACTTCCAAATGGACAATATCCAATGTAA
- the mnmC gene encoding FAD-dependent 5-carboxymethylaminomethyl-2-thiouridine(34) oxidoreductase MnmC, with protein sequence MGVNSLISDYVSKIDLWIKKLSSQDIVIFLWQGFPDVSLIQYVQNNYPKRVCYWLIFSEWSLVIDKKKEWIQSYPHLNDFEQVLNPIGMSVFTLEPHTYLWINLSNDIEKFLYDFEYDASLICYLNIPEIQPIVLPNIKPWYQPIDYSKRINVKQAVIVGGGIAGATTAYFLAQHDVQVTLLEKEKDIASKASGNYQGVLYAKVSPHHTIQTELLYKSYGLSVSLLELMDSEHLFSDNCGVLHLNYDDRERERNLQLAEKNYHLNYYLHRKDAEEIAGIKIEQDGLFWPRGAWTHPRSWIQRLLIHPNIQVKTNFNVLSFCYEEKNSQWKVISANESIVSDALVLALGADDNDIYKNLGLNLSFISGQTSIIEANNISKELKIVLSGDGYIAPAYKNIHCFGSTFHPNNKQFELSKEDELMNVKNLYQLNHYLHSSFIRNDSVNKKIGMKGHHAVRCDSFDHLPVVGSLGDICQMRKVYAKLCLDKNYYLKDPCPYWPNLYINTAHGSRGLLTSSLCSLALVSEILVLPNPLGLRLRQSLSPNRLIINDIIKRRRFN encoded by the coding sequence ATGGGAGTTAATTCATTGATTTCTGATTATGTATCAAAAATTGATTTATGGATTAAAAAACTTTCTTCTCAAGATATTGTGATTTTTTTATGGCAGGGATTTCCTGACGTTTCCTTGATCCAGTATGTACAAAACAACTACCCAAAAAGAGTTTGTTATTGGCTTATTTTTTCTGAATGGTCTTTGGTAATAGATAAAAAAAAAGAATGGATCCAATCATATCCACATTTAAATGATTTTGAACAAGTATTGAATCCAATCGGTATGAGTGTGTTTACTCTCGAGCCACATACCTATTTGTGGATCAATTTATCAAATGATATCGAAAAATTTTTATATGACTTTGAGTATGACGCCAGTTTAATTTGTTATCTAAACATACCTGAGATTCAACCAATCGTTTTACCGAATATTAAACCATGGTATCAACCTATTGATTATTCAAAGAGGATTAATGTGAAACAGGCGGTAATTGTTGGTGGTGGTATTGCTGGTGCAACAACAGCTTATTTTCTTGCCCAACATGATGTTCAAGTTACGCTTCTTGAAAAGGAAAAAGACATAGCATCTAAAGCTTCAGGAAATTATCAAGGAGTTTTATACGCTAAGGTCTCTCCTCATCACACTATCCAAACAGAATTATTGTATAAATCTTATGGGTTAAGTGTATCCTTATTAGAGTTGATGGATAGTGAGCATTTGTTTTCAGATAATTGTGGTGTCTTACATTTGAATTATGATGATAGAGAAAGGGAAAGAAATCTGCAGTTAGCAGAAAAAAATTATCATTTAAATTATTATTTACACAGAAAGGATGCAGAAGAAATTGCAGGTATAAAGATAGAGCAGGATGGCCTATTCTGGCCTAGAGGCGCTTGGACTCATCCTAGATCATGGATTCAAAGGTTGCTAATACATCCAAATATTCAGGTAAAAACTAATTTTAATGTTCTTAGTTTTTGTTATGAAGAAAAGAACAGTCAATGGAAGGTAATAAGTGCCAATGAATCTATAGTTTCAGACGCATTGGTATTGGCCTTAGGTGCTGATGATAATGACATTTATAAAAACCTAGGCCTGAATCTTTCTTTTATTAGTGGACAGACCTCTATTATAGAGGCAAATAATATTAGTAAAGAATTGAAGATTGTTTTGAGTGGGGATGGCTATATTGCTCCCGCTTACAAAAATATACATTGTTTTGGGTCAACTTTTCATCCCAATAATAAACAATTTGAATTAAGTAAAGAAGATGAGTTGATGAATGTTAAAAATTTATATCAGCTAAATCATTATCTTCATAGTTCTTTTATTAGAAATGACTCTGTAAATAAAAAAATCGGGATGAAAGGGCATCATGCTGTTAGATGTGATAGCTTTGATCATTTACCCGTGGTTGGATCCTTGGGTGATATTTGTCAGATGAGAAAAGTTTACGCTAAATTGTGTCTTGATAAGAATTATTACTTAAAAGATCCTTGTCCTTATTGGCCTAATCTGTATATCAATACCGCCCATGGTTCTCGTGGTTTATTAACCTCCAGTTTATGTTCACTGGCATTGGTTTCAGAAATTCTAGTACTTCCTAACCCATTAGGATTAAGATTGAGACAATCTCTTAGCCCTAATAGATTGATTATAAATGATATTATTAAAAGAAGAAGGTTTAATTGA